One Enterococcus silesiacus genomic window carries:
- the glgC gene encoding glucose-1-phosphate adenylyltransferase (catalyzes the formation of ADP-glucose and diphosphate from ATP and alpha-D-glucose 1-phosphate), with amino-acid sequence MKTEMLAMILAGGQGTRLGKLTKNIAKPAVPFGGRYRIIDFTLSNCINSGIKNVGVITQYQPLELNNHIGNGASWGLDGIDSGVTILQPYSSSDGEKWFEGTAHAIYQNIAYIDQTDPQYVLILSGDHIYKMNYEAMLEEHIANNASLTVAVIEVPLKEASRFGIMNTDENDRIIEFDEKPAEPKSNLASMGIYIFNWGRLRNVLLNNYSKDGQMLDFGKHVIPSYLDAGENVYAYRFEGYWKDVGTIESLWEANMEFISLDNELQMRDKSWRMFSKNTISPPHFITETASVSNSLVVDGCYVAGTVIDSILSTDVQVKVGSTIESSLIMPGATIGKNVKIKNAIIGENAIIGDNAVVYKENDIEVIGYSEVIGVQSDED; translated from the coding sequence ATGAAAACAGAAATGTTGGCAATGATTTTAGCTGGAGGACAAGGAACACGTCTAGGTAAGCTAACGAAGAATATCGCTAAACCAGCTGTGCCTTTTGGCGGCAGATATCGAATTATTGATTTTACATTAAGTAACTGCATCAATTCAGGCATCAAAAATGTTGGAGTCATCACACAATATCAGCCGCTTGAATTAAATAATCATATTGGCAATGGCGCAAGTTGGGGCTTAGATGGAATTGATTCTGGTGTGACGATTTTACAACCTTATTCTAGTTCTGATGGTGAAAAATGGTTTGAAGGAACTGCCCACGCGATTTATCAAAATATTGCTTATATCGATCAAACGGATCCGCAATATGTATTGATTTTATCTGGCGATCATATTTATAAAATGAATTATGAAGCGATGCTGGAAGAACATATTGCGAATAATGCGTCATTGACCGTAGCTGTTATTGAAGTGCCGCTGAAAGAAGCATCACGCTTTGGTATCATGAATACAGATGAGAATGATCGGATCATCGAGTTTGACGAAAAACCAGCAGAACCCAAGAGTAATTTGGCTTCGATGGGGATTTATATTTTTAATTGGGGACGCCTGCGAAATGTCTTGTTAAATAACTATTCAAAAGATGGTCAAATGCTTGATTTCGGGAAACATGTGATTCCTTCATACTTAGATGCCGGTGAAAATGTTTATGCCTATCGTTTTGAGGGCTACTGGAAGGATGTCGGAACGATTGAATCTTTATGGGAAGCAAACATGGAATTTATTAGTTTGGACAACGAGTTGCAGATGCGGGATAAAAGTTGGCGTATGTTTTCAAAAAACACCATTTCTCCGCCTCATTTTATTACAGAAACCGCCTCTGTTAGCAATTCATTAGTCGTTGACGGCTGTTATGTAGCAGGTACGGTCATAGACAGTATTCTTTCAACGGATGTTCAGGTTAAGGTTGGTTCAACGATCGAAAGTAGTTTGATTATGCCAGGTGCTACAATCGGGAAAAATGTCAAAATCAAAAACGCGATTATCGGTGAGAATGCGATTATTGGCGACAATGCCGTGGTGTATAAAGAAAATGACATTGAAGTGATCGGGTATTCTGAAGTGATAGGGGTGCAAAGCGATGAAGACTAA